A genomic segment from Acidobacteriota bacterium encodes:
- a CDS encoding MBL fold metallo-hydrolase, whose protein sequence is MARRRQMIVTTAAVPPFFKNGYLVACEETREGVLVDPGDEVDELLAAARSSRTTVRHILLTHAHLDHITGVARAKTALGVDVWLHRDDLFLYDALVQQGVMFGLVLPPAPPVDAFYDVRVALTFGRYVVEILHTPGHCPGGVCLAIGRAGTTARELFVGDTLFAGSIGRTDLPGGDHETLIRSIRDVLFAFPDDTVVHSGHGPVTTVGVERRTNPFLTAGR, encoded by the coding sequence GTGGCGCGGCGCCGCCAGATGATCGTCACGACCGCAGCGGTGCCGCCGTTCTTCAAGAACGGCTATCTCGTCGCGTGCGAGGAAACGCGGGAAGGCGTGCTCGTCGATCCCGGCGACGAAGTCGACGAGCTGCTGGCCGCAGCCCGCTCCTCCAGGACGACCGTCAGGCACATCCTGCTGACGCACGCGCACCTCGACCACATCACGGGCGTCGCGCGCGCCAAGACGGCGTTGGGCGTGGACGTCTGGCTCCATCGGGACGATCTGTTCCTGTACGATGCGCTCGTCCAGCAGGGCGTGATGTTCGGCCTCGTGCTGCCGCCCGCGCCGCCCGTGGACGCCTTCTACGACGTTCGCGTCGCGCTCACGTTCGGACGCTACGTCGTGGAGATCCTGCACACGCCCGGGCATTGTCCAGGAGGCGTGTGCCTGGCGATCGGACGTGCCGGAACCACCGCGCGCGAGCTCTTCGTCGGCGACACGCTCTTCGCGGGCTCGATCGGCCGCACCGATCTGCCCGGCGGCGACCACGAGACGCTGATTCGATCGATCCGCGACGTCCTGTTCGCCTTTCCGGACGACACGGTCGTGCACTCCGGGCACGGCCCTGTCACCACGGTCGGCGTCGAACGCCGGACGAACCCGTTTCTGACGGCAGGGCGCTAG
- a CDS encoding FHA domain-containing protein, producing MAGWILQSLDPPITFRLPPGSVRTVGRTARADFIVDAALISRIHCRLTADRSDQLVVEDLGSTNGTLVNGARVERVMLRAGDRLTIGRIEFQVQPSD from the coding sequence GTGGCCGGCTGGATCCTCCAAAGCCTCGACCCTCCGATCACGTTCCGCCTGCCGCCCGGCAGCGTCCGGACGGTCGGCCGCACCGCCCGTGCGGACTTCATCGTGGACGCGGCGCTGATCTCGCGCATCCACTGCCGGCTCACCGCCGATCGATCCGACCAACTCGTCGTCGAGGATCTGGGGAGCACGAACGGCACCCTCGTCAACGGTGCCCGCGTGGAGCGCGTCATGCTGCGGGCAGGCGACCGGCTGACGATCGGCCGCATCGAGTTCCAGGTGCAGCCCTCGGACTGA
- a CDS encoding Re/Si-specific NAD(P)(+) transhydrogenase subunit alpha yields the protein MKLGVPKETFPGERRVALVPAAAAPLKKLGIEIVVERGAGVAAGFPDADYEAVATLGSRADVFQADVVTMVRTPGANPSAGAPDVDLLRQGQVLIGFAEPLTAHAAMQAIAARGALLFAMELVPRITRAQSMDALSSMATIAGYKAVLIAADVLPRMFPMLNTAAGTVAAARVFVVGAGVAGLQAIATARRLGARVEAYDVRPAVKEQVQSLGARFVELPIDAAGAQDSGGYATAQNEAFYRRQREMMSKTVAASDVVITTAAIPGRTAPVLITGDMVAGMAPGSVIVDLAAERGGNCELTVRDEVVNRHGVTILGPTNLVSDVPYHASQLYARNVVTLVQHLVRRDKGADGKATGAPALAVDVNDEITREFLVTRDGQIVHPRLRQPVGVG from the coding sequence ATGAAGCTCGGCGTCCCGAAGGAAACGTTCCCGGGCGAGCGGCGCGTGGCGCTCGTGCCCGCGGCCGCCGCGCCGCTGAAGAAGCTCGGGATCGAGATCGTGGTCGAGCGCGGCGCCGGCGTGGCGGCCGGCTTTCCCGACGCCGACTATGAGGCGGTCGCGACGCTCGGATCCCGCGCCGACGTGTTCCAGGCCGACGTCGTGACGATGGTCCGCACGCCTGGCGCGAATCCGTCGGCCGGCGCGCCCGACGTCGACCTGCTGCGGCAGGGGCAGGTGCTCATCGGCTTCGCGGAGCCGCTGACCGCTCACGCCGCTATGCAGGCCATCGCGGCGCGGGGAGCGCTGCTGTTCGCGATGGAGCTGGTCCCGCGCATCACGCGAGCGCAGAGCATGGATGCGCTCTCGTCGATGGCGACGATCGCGGGCTACAAGGCAGTGCTGATCGCGGCTGACGTTCTCCCGCGGATGTTTCCGATGTTGAACACGGCCGCCGGCACGGTGGCGGCGGCCAGGGTGTTCGTCGTCGGCGCGGGCGTCGCGGGCCTGCAGGCGATCGCAACGGCGCGCCGGCTCGGTGCCAGAGTCGAAGCGTACGACGTCCGGCCGGCCGTCAAGGAGCAGGTGCAGAGCCTCGGCGCGCGCTTCGTCGAGCTCCCGATCGACGCCGCGGGAGCCCAGGACTCGGGCGGCTATGCCACCGCGCAGAACGAGGCGTTCTACCGCCGGCAGCGAGAGATGATGAGCAAGACCGTGGCGGCGAGCGATGTCGTCATCACGACCGCGGCCATCCCCGGCCGCACGGCTCCCGTGCTGATCACCGGCGATATGGTGGCCGGCATGGCACCGGGATCGGTCATCGTCGACCTGGCGGCCGAGCGGGGCGGCAACTGCGAGCTGACGGTGCGCGACGAGGTCGTCAACCGGCACGGCGTGACGATCCTCGGACCGACGAATCTCGTGTCCGACGTGCCCTACCACGCGAGCCAGCTGTACGCGCGCAACGTGGTCACGCTCGTCCAGCACCTCGTGCGGCGGGACAAGGGCGCGGACGGCAAGGCGACGGGCGCGCCCGCGCTCGCAGTCGACGTCAACGACGAGATTACCCGCGAGTTCCTGGTCACTCGCGACGGCCAAATCGTGCATCCGCGGCTGCGGCAGCCGGTCGGGGTCGGATAG
- a CDS encoding NAD-dependent epimerase/dehydratase family protein, protein MADAPVLVCGAGGFIGGHLVRHLLEQESRAVRAVDLKPFQEWHQRHPAADNRRLDLRSREACDEAVRGVADVYNLACDMGGMGFIEHNRALCMLNVLINTHLLMASAELGVRRYFFASSACVYNATRQSTPNGPPLRESDAYPAMPEDGYGWEKLFSERMCRHFREDFGLETRVARYHNIYGPHGTYEGGREKAPAAVCRKVITAKLVGEDSIEIWGDGRQTRSFTYIDDCIHGTRLLMESDVAEPLNIGSSESVTINELVDLVEDMADVRLLRRYDRTAPHGVFGRNSDNSRIQTLLGWQPSTPLREGMAWTFRWIHDQLVSRGPAGAIRAGAGPAHRSIR, encoded by the coding sequence ATGGCTGATGCACCAGTGCTCGTCTGTGGGGCGGGCGGATTCATCGGCGGACACCTCGTGCGTCACCTGCTCGAGCAGGAGTCTCGCGCGGTTCGAGCGGTGGATCTCAAACCGTTCCAGGAGTGGCACCAGCGTCACCCGGCTGCGGACAACCGCCGGCTCGACCTGCGATCGAGAGAGGCCTGCGATGAGGCGGTACGTGGCGTGGCTGACGTGTACAACCTCGCCTGCGACATGGGCGGCATGGGCTTCATCGAGCACAACCGGGCGCTCTGCATGCTGAACGTGCTCATCAACACCCACCTGTTGATGGCCTCCGCCGAGCTCGGCGTGCGGCGGTACTTCTTCGCCTCGTCGGCCTGCGTGTACAACGCGACGCGCCAGAGCACACCGAACGGGCCGCCGCTGAGAGAGAGCGACGCCTACCCGGCCATGCCGGAGGATGGGTACGGCTGGGAGAAGCTGTTCAGCGAGCGGATGTGCCGCCATTTCCGCGAGGACTTCGGCCTGGAGACGCGTGTGGCGCGGTATCACAACATCTACGGCCCGCACGGGACGTACGAGGGCGGGCGCGAAAAGGCGCCGGCGGCCGTGTGCCGCAAAGTCATCACGGCGAAGCTCGTCGGCGAGGACTCGATCGAGATCTGGGGCGACGGTCGGCAGACTCGGAGCTTCACCTACATCGACGACTGCATCCACGGCACGCGCCTGCTCATGGAGAGCGACGTCGCCGAACCGTTGAACATCGGAAGCTCCGAGTCGGTGACCATCAACGAGCTGGTGGACCTCGTCGAAGACATGGCGGACGTCAGGCTTCTCCGCCGATACGACCGGACCGCGCCGCACGGCGTCTTCGGCCGCAACAGCGACAACAGCCGGATTCAGACGCTGCTCGGATGGCAGCCGTCGACGCCGCTCCGCGAGGGAATGGCGTGGACGTTTCGCTGGATCCACGACCAACTCGTGTCGCGCGGGCCTGCCGGTGCAATCCGCGCTGGTGCGGGCCCCGCCCATCGCTCGATCAGATAG
- a CDS encoding alpha/beta fold hydrolase, with the protein MRAIFRHLSLAVLALTIVASHAPAQSAGSSSASFTVFLRGARIGSQNVEVTRPGGEWLISAVGRLDPPVDLATTKFEVAYDADWRPRRLAIEARVRGEAFSLTTTFGEGMATSAIQQGQETASRTVRISPGTVVLPNSFFGAYEALAVRLQGATSGTVLPVFGAPDTEVQATVNRVTPRRILTPDGTVEVQDYALTLAGPAGPVPLEVWVDSRSRLARVVLPAVSIVVLRDDLASVMSREEPVRNPGDESVYIPANGFSLAATLTRPVGSAGRTGAVVLVASPGPQGREHMSYGIPIFGQIAGRLAAAGYTIVRYDARGVGQTGGRTESAAMAEYAEDAIAVVSWLRKRQDVDANRVVAVGYGDGGPIALTAAARDKNIRGVALLAAPGRDGRAVTLEQQERLLESLAISDAARREKIDLQTRVVDAVLTGRGWDALPRDLRAEFDSPWFRSWIEFSPANAIKKIDRPLLIVHGALDRELPSAHADLLESLSSARKAPAALTQKAVLPGVNHLLVPAETGEIDEYVTLASREVSPDVARVLVRWLGGIGVKR; encoded by the coding sequence ATGCGGGCGATCTTCCGCCATCTTAGTCTCGCCGTTCTGGCGCTCACAATCGTCGCGTCGCACGCCCCCGCCCAATCCGCGGGCAGCAGCTCGGCATCGTTCACGGTCTTTCTCCGCGGCGCCCGTATCGGCTCCCAGAACGTCGAGGTGACGAGGCCGGGCGGCGAGTGGCTGATCTCGGCCGTCGGGCGTCTCGATCCGCCGGTCGATCTCGCGACAACGAAGTTCGAGGTCGCCTACGACGCGGACTGGCGTCCGCGCCGGCTCGCGATCGAAGCGCGCGTTCGCGGCGAAGCGTTCTCGCTCACGACGACGTTCGGCGAGGGGATGGCGACGAGCGCGATCCAGCAAGGCCAGGAGACGGCGTCGCGCACGGTGCGGATCTCGCCCGGCACGGTCGTGCTGCCGAACAGTTTCTTCGGAGCCTACGAGGCCCTGGCTGTGCGTCTGCAGGGTGCGACATCCGGCACGGTGCTGCCGGTGTTCGGCGCGCCGGACACCGAGGTCCAGGCGACGGTGAACCGCGTGACGCCGCGCCGGATTCTCACGCCTGACGGCACGGTCGAGGTACAGGACTACGCCCTCACGCTGGCCGGGCCTGCTGGTCCGGTGCCGCTGGAAGTGTGGGTGGACAGCCGCTCGCGTCTCGCGCGCGTCGTCCTGCCTGCCGTGTCGATCGTCGTGTTGCGCGATGACCTCGCCTCGGTGATGAGCCGCGAGGAACCGGTCAGGAATCCCGGCGACGAAAGCGTCTACATCCCGGCCAATGGCTTCAGCCTCGCCGCGACGCTCACGCGGCCGGTCGGCTCGGCCGGCAGGACTGGCGCCGTCGTGCTCGTCGCCAGCCCCGGTCCGCAGGGCCGGGAGCACATGTCGTACGGCATTCCGATCTTCGGCCAGATTGCCGGGCGGCTCGCGGCGGCCGGATACACCATCGTGCGCTACGACGCCCGCGGCGTGGGCCAGACGGGCGGACGCACGGAGAGCGCTGCGATGGCAGAGTACGCGGAGGATGCGATCGCGGTCGTCTCCTGGCTGCGCAAACGCCAGGACGTGGACGCGAACCGCGTGGTCGCGGTCGGGTACGGAGACGGCGGGCCGATCGCGCTCACGGCGGCCGCGCGCGACAAGAACATTCGGGGCGTCGCGCTGCTGGCCGCGCCAGGGCGCGATGGCCGCGCCGTCACGCTCGAACAACAAGAGCGCCTGCTCGAGAGCCTGGCGATCTCCGACGCTGCGCGCCGCGAGAAGATCGACCTGCAGACGCGCGTCGTCGATGCCGTGCTGACCGGCCGAGGTTGGGACGCACTTCCGCGCGATCTGCGAGCCGAGTTCGACTCGCCATGGTTCCGGAGCTGGATCGAGTTCTCGCCCGCCAACGCGATCAAGAAGATCGACCGGCCGCTGCTCATCGTGCACGGCGCGCTCGATCGGGAGTTGCCGAGCGCTCACGCCGACCTGCTGGAGTCGCTGAGCTCCGCGCGGAAGGCCCCGGCCGCGCTGACGCAGAAGGCCGTGCTCCCCGGGGTCAACCATCTCCTCGTGCCCGCCGAGACGGGTGAGATCGACGAGTACGTCACGCTCGCCTCACGCGAGGTCTCGCCGGACGTCGCGCGCGTCCTCGTGCGCTGGCTGGGCGGCATCGGCGTCAAACGCTGA
- a CDS encoding glycosyltransferase family 2 protein, which yields MKSTTLYLLSYNEREALEKLMPLIPLSLFDRVVAIDPGSSDGTLELYKDAGIPCVIQPNKGRGNAFLHAQSLCDTERLVFFSTDGNEDPNDLPKILAFLDQDYDMVIAGRFVLPGSCSDNSDDRFLIRRYGSMTYSAIARLVWRTGVYDACNGFRGYKLESMKRMRLDAPLHEIEIQSTIRAAKLGMRVKEFPTHELRRLGGAHKRTAATFTLAWRTGASVLRELVVNP from the coding sequence GTGAAGTCGACCACCCTGTACTTGTTGTCCTACAACGAGCGAGAGGCGCTCGAGAAGCTGATGCCGCTCATCCCGCTGTCCCTGTTCGATCGCGTGGTCGCGATCGATCCGGGATCGTCCGACGGCACGCTCGAGCTCTACAAGGACGCCGGCATCCCCTGCGTCATCCAGCCGAACAAAGGCCGGGGCAACGCCTTTCTCCACGCCCAGAGTCTCTGCGACACCGAGCGGCTCGTCTTCTTCAGCACCGACGGGAACGAGGATCCGAACGATCTGCCGAAAATCCTCGCATTTCTCGATCAAGACTACGACATGGTCATCGCCGGCCGCTTCGTGCTCCCGGGGTCGTGCAGTGACAACAGCGACGACCGGTTCTTGATCCGGCGCTACGGCAGCATGACCTACAGCGCGATCGCGCGGTTGGTCTGGCGGACTGGTGTGTATGATGCCTGCAACGGGTTCCGGGGCTACAAGCTGGAGTCCATGAAGCGCATGCGGCTGGATGCGCCGCTTCATGAGATCGAGATCCAGAGCACCATTCGCGCGGCGAAGCTCGGGATGCGGGTGAAGGAGTTTCCGACCCACGAGCTGCGGCGGCTGGGCGGGGCCCACAAGAGGACGGCTGCGACGTTCACCTTGGCGTGGCGAACGGGCGCATCGGTCCTGCGGGAGCTCGTCGTCAATCCCTGA
- a CDS encoding aminotransferase class V-fold PLP-dependent enzyme: MNGGEGRGARRAPLAMSADEFRAAAHRLVDLLADELARIPGRPVTHDERPSSVREALDLDRALPRQGTDAAELLARVTPALFEHSLFNAHPRFFGYITAPPAPIGILGDFLASALNPNVGSWRLSPAASEVEAQTVRWIAELIGASPASGGLLVSGGNMANFVGFFAARAARAPWDVRAQGTGRRPLRVYASRETHTWIQKAADLSGLGTDAIRWVPTGADLRMDLAALTAVLARDRAAGDIPFLVVGTAGSVSTGAIDPLRELAQLCHDEQLWFHVDGAYGGFAAAAVDAPPDLRALASADSVAVDPHKWLYAPLEAGCALVRDPDDLRRAFSYHPPYYHFDEHVTNYVDYGPQNSRGFRALKVWLALQHAGADGYRRMISDDISLSRTLADAVAADESLELVTQSLSITTFRFIPPDLGARRGERAVAEYLNQLNEALLDDLQRSGRAFVSNAVIGDRYVLRACIVNFHTGHDDVLALPGIVTAAGASIDGALRPAALRREQAT; the protein is encoded by the coding sequence ATGAACGGCGGCGAGGGCCGCGGGGCACGTCGCGCGCCGCTCGCGATGAGCGCGGACGAGTTCCGCGCCGCGGCGCATCGGCTCGTCGACCTGCTGGCCGACGAGTTGGCCAGGATCCCCGGACGTCCCGTCACGCACGACGAGCGCCCATCGTCGGTGCGAGAGGCGCTGGATCTCGACCGTGCGCTGCCGCGTCAGGGCACGGACGCAGCGGAGCTGCTCGCGCGGGTCACGCCGGCACTCTTCGAGCACTCGCTGTTCAACGCACACCCGAGGTTCTTCGGGTACATCACGGCGCCACCGGCGCCCATCGGCATTCTGGGCGATTTCCTGGCGTCGGCCCTCAATCCGAACGTCGGGAGCTGGCGCCTGTCTCCGGCGGCGAGCGAAGTCGAGGCCCAGACGGTCCGGTGGATCGCGGAGCTCATCGGTGCGAGCCCGGCGAGCGGAGGCTTGCTCGTCAGCGGCGGCAACATGGCGAACTTCGTCGGGTTCTTCGCCGCGCGCGCAGCCCGCGCGCCGTGGGACGTCCGCGCGCAGGGCACGGGCCGGCGACCGCTTCGCGTGTACGCCTCCCGTGAGACGCACACCTGGATTCAGAAGGCAGCGGATCTCTCGGGCCTCGGCACCGATGCGATTCGGTGGGTGCCCACCGGCGCCGATCTGCGAATGGATCTCGCCGCGCTGACGGCAGTGCTCGCCCGCGATCGGGCCGCCGGCGACATCCCGTTCCTGGTCGTCGGCACCGCGGGGTCGGTGAGCACCGGCGCGATCGATCCGCTCCGGGAATTGGCGCAACTGTGCCACGACGAACAACTGTGGTTTCACGTGGACGGCGCGTACGGCGGCTTCGCGGCAGCCGCCGTCGATGCGCCTCCGGACCTTCGCGCGCTCGCCTCGGCGGACTCGGTCGCCGTCGACCCGCACAAGTGGCTGTACGCGCCGCTCGAAGCCGGCTGCGCACTCGTCCGCGACCCGGACGATCTCCGGCGCGCCTTCTCGTATCACCCGCCGTACTACCACTTCGACGAGCACGTCACGAACTACGTCGACTACGGGCCGCAGAACTCGCGCGGGTTCCGCGCCCTCAAAGTGTGGCTCGCTCTGCAACACGCGGGCGCCGACGGCTACCGTCGCATGATCAGCGACGACATCAGCCTCTCGCGTACGCTCGCCGACGCCGTGGCCGCGGACGAAAGCCTGGAGCTCGTCACGCAGTCGCTCAGCATCACGACCTTCCGGTTCATCCCACCGGACCTGGGGGCCAGGCGCGGCGAACGGGCGGTCGCGGAGTACCTCAACCAGCTCAATGAAGCCCTGCTCGACGATCTGCAGCGCTCGGGGCGGGCGTTCGTTTCGAACGCCGTCATCGGAGACCGCTACGTGCTGCGCGCCTGCATCGTCAATTTCCACACCGGGCACGACGACGTCCTGGCGCTGCCGGGGATCGTCACGGCGGCCGGCGCATCGATTGACGGAGCGCTGAGACCCGCCGCGCTCCGG
- a CDS encoding B12-binding domain-containing radical SAM protein encodes MITLINHQGLKTASGLQIQTPSPSLGLAYIGAFLKRHGYTYTAIDACGEALDRIRPYRNIRSEPILIQGLTVDEVVARVPMSTRVFGFTCLFSHCWPLVVDLARALRPRFPGALFVAGGEHPTALPESVLASRLFDVAVLGEGEETFRELVERVDAGRSWRDVAGIAYSAPDGSVLSTPARRRITEIDDLPYPDWDAWSIEAYIAAHQVTGVNLGRSMPILGSRGCPFECTFCSNPDMWTQRYVMRDPVRLVDEMAHMQARYNVTGFTFMDSTFVVNRKKTLDFANELFRRNLGIHYQLPAGTRCEAFDAELAVALDRSGLRNFAFAPESGDERTLKAVKKQVSLPRLLEAVRVVLRTRMTVACFFVIGFPEDTRSGMRRTLQLIRKLAVMGVHDVTVAKFTPYPGTAYFRQLFPGKELDAAADELESVVDFYSSRGKSYTPNVSPRELYLRMIWMYTNFYVISFVMRPGRVARNFWQYFHEGIENARYMRFFSEIWYLRRKWNRSRSLSG; translated from the coding sequence GTGATCACGCTCATCAATCATCAGGGTCTCAAGACCGCGAGCGGCCTGCAGATTCAGACGCCGTCGCCGTCGCTCGGTCTCGCGTACATCGGCGCGTTCCTCAAGAGGCACGGCTACACGTACACCGCCATCGACGCCTGCGGTGAGGCGCTGGATCGGATCCGCCCGTATCGGAACATCCGCAGCGAACCGATCCTGATCCAGGGACTGACGGTCGACGAGGTCGTGGCGCGCGTCCCGATGAGCACGCGGGTCTTTGGGTTCACGTGCCTGTTCAGCCATTGCTGGCCGCTCGTGGTGGATCTCGCGCGCGCGCTGCGTCCGCGGTTTCCCGGCGCCCTGTTCGTCGCGGGCGGCGAGCATCCCACCGCTCTGCCAGAGAGCGTCCTGGCCTCACGGCTGTTCGACGTCGCGGTCCTCGGCGAGGGCGAAGAGACCTTTCGAGAGCTGGTCGAGCGCGTCGACGCCGGCCGCTCGTGGCGCGACGTCGCCGGAATCGCCTATTCGGCGCCTGACGGCTCCGTTCTCTCGACGCCGGCGCGGCGGCGCATCACGGAGATCGACGACCTGCCGTATCCCGATTGGGATGCATGGAGCATCGAGGCGTACATCGCCGCGCACCAGGTGACCGGCGTCAACCTCGGACGATCGATGCCGATCCTCGGCAGCCGAGGGTGCCCGTTCGAGTGCACGTTCTGCTCGAACCCCGACATGTGGACGCAGCGCTACGTGATGCGCGATCCCGTGCGGCTGGTCGACGAGATGGCCCACATGCAGGCCCGGTACAACGTCACCGGCTTCACCTTCATGGATTCCACTTTCGTCGTCAACCGCAAGAAGACGCTGGACTTCGCGAACGAGCTCTTCCGCCGGAATCTCGGCATCCACTATCAACTCCCGGCCGGCACGCGGTGCGAGGCGTTCGACGCGGAGCTGGCCGTGGCGCTCGACCGATCGGGCTTGAGGAACTTTGCGTTCGCGCCGGAGTCGGGCGACGAGCGGACGCTGAAAGCGGTGAAGAAGCAGGTGAGCCTGCCTCGCCTGCTCGAGGCGGTGCGCGTCGTCCTTCGTACGAGGATGACCGTGGCGTGCTTCTTCGTCATCGGCTTCCCGGAAGACACGCGCTCGGGCATGCGCCGCACCCTGCAGCTCATCCGGAAGCTGGCCGTAATGGGCGTGCACGATGTGACCGTGGCCAAGTTCACACCCTATCCAGGTACGGCCTATTTCAGACAGCTCTTTCCCGGTAAGGAGCTGGACGCGGCGGCCGACGAGCTCGAGAGCGTCGTCGACTTCTACTCGAGCCGCGGCAAGTCGTACACGCCGAACGTCTCGCCGCGCGAGCTGTACCTCAGGATGATCTGGATGTACACGAACTTCTACGTCATCTCGTTCGTCATGCGTCCGGGGCGGGTGGCCAGGAACTTCTGGCAGTACTTCCACGAGGGGATCGAGAACGCGCGGTACATGCGGTTCTTCAGCGAGATCTGGTACCTGCGGCGGAAATGGAACCGGTCGCGCAGCTTGTCGGGATAG
- a CDS encoding SDR family oxidoreductase, translating into MRRAIATGGTRGIGRSIARAILASGGRVMITGVDTGRIEQAVRVLGEDSGRPDDVAGALADVRDPVAVDRAVQEAVSRFGAIDTLVNNAGIGVFSEVAAMTDADWHRVMNTNLTGAFYCTRAVIPAMRRAGGGWIVNIASLAGRNPFAGGAAYCASKAAVIAFSEALMQEVRYDGIRVTVVMPGSVATEFSGRMVTPEDAWKLSPDDVAEAVMDLFRHPGRSLPSRIEIRPAQPKSRS; encoded by the coding sequence ATGCGTCGAGCGATTGCCACGGGTGGAACGCGCGGGATCGGACGATCGATTGCGAGGGCGATCCTCGCGTCCGGCGGGCGGGTGATGATCACGGGCGTCGATACCGGCCGGATCGAACAGGCCGTGCGCGTGCTGGGCGAAGACAGCGGCCGGCCCGACGACGTCGCGGGCGCGCTCGCGGACGTCCGCGATCCGGTCGCGGTCGACCGCGCCGTGCAGGAGGCCGTCAGCCGGTTCGGCGCAATCGACACGCTCGTCAACAACGCGGGCATCGGCGTGTTCAGCGAAGTGGCCGCGATGACCGATGCCGACTGGCACCGCGTGATGAACACGAACCTGACCGGCGCGTTCTATTGCACGCGCGCGGTGATTCCGGCGATGCGGCGCGCCGGCGGCGGCTGGATCGTGAACATCGCGAGCCTGGCCGGCCGCAACCCGTTCGCCGGCGGCGCCGCGTACTGCGCGTCCAAGGCGGCGGTCATTGCGTTCAGCGAAGCGCTGATGCAGGAAGTCCGCTACGACGGCATCCGTGTGACGGTGGTCATGCCGGGTTCGGTCGCGACCGAGTTCTCGGGGCGGATGGTCACGCCGGAGGACGCCTGGAAGCTGTCGCCAGACGACGTCGCCGAGGCCGTGATGGACCTCTTCCGCCATCCCGGCCGGAGCCTGCCGAGCAGGATCGAGATCCGGCCCGCGCAGCCGAAGAGCCGGTCGTGA
- a CDS encoding PIG-L family deacetylase: MPPLRLMAVLAHPDDETLGMGGTLAKYSAEGVETAIVVATRGQRGRYRGHRDPPEHPGPDALGRIREAELRAAASILGIRDVTVLDYQDQELDRADPREAIARIAAELRRARPHVVVTFPPDGAYGHPDHIAISQLASAAVVGAADHAFDAGSAVAPHRVDKLYYIAWPQSTWDVYEEAFRRLVSTVDGVARQAIPWPDWQLTTAIDTRAHWQRVRQAVACHESQVTAYEGLQRLSPERHEALWGSQSFYRVFSFVNGGRAVEHDLFEGVR; encoded by the coding sequence GTGCCGCCGCTCCGCCTGATGGCCGTGCTGGCTCATCCCGACGATGAGACGCTCGGGATGGGAGGGACGCTGGCCAAGTACTCCGCCGAGGGCGTCGAAACGGCGATTGTCGTGGCCACGCGCGGCCAGCGAGGGCGTTACCGCGGCCATCGCGACCCTCCGGAGCATCCCGGCCCGGACGCGCTCGGCCGCATCCGCGAAGCCGAGTTACGTGCTGCCGCCTCGATCCTGGGGATCCGCGACGTCACCGTGCTCGACTATCAGGATCAAGAACTTGACCGAGCGGATCCGCGCGAGGCCATCGCGCGAATCGCCGCCGAGCTGCGGCGAGCTCGCCCGCACGTCGTGGTCACGTTTCCGCCGGACGGCGCGTACGGCCATCCCGATCACATCGCGATCTCGCAGCTCGCATCGGCGGCCGTCGTCGGCGCGGCAGACCACGCGTTCGATGCCGGCAGCGCCGTCGCTCCGCACCGGGTGGACAAGCTGTACTACATCGCTTGGCCGCAGTCGACCTGGGACGTCTACGAGGAAGCCTTCCGGCGCCTCGTCTCCACGGTCGACGGCGTCGCCCGCCAGGCGATCCCGTGGCCCGACTGGCAGTTGACCACGGCCATCGACACGCGCGCCCACTGGCAGCGCGTGAGGCAGGCGGTGGCCTGTCACGAATCGCAAGTCACGGCGTACGAAGGCCTGCAGCGTCTCTCGCCTGAGCGTCATGAGGCGCTCTGGGGCTCGCAGTCCTTCTATCGTGTGTTCAGCTTCGTCAACGGAGGACGCGCGGTGGAACACGATCTCTTCGAGGGCGTGCGATGA